A part of Oncorhynchus masou masou isolate Uvic2021 chromosome 30, UVic_Omas_1.1, whole genome shotgun sequence genomic DNA contains:
- the LOC135521842 gene encoding leukocyte receptor cluster member 1 homolog gives MNILPKKSWHVRNKDNVARVRRDEAQAAEEEREVQRRVERAEQEARTEHLRQKSRAALQQSGAWKDEGGERGGEGSGGVVEHLNLFPLEESSEKKGNAEYLKDQKDEKEREERAIGLLVSLGPQPGTEVTPWYMKTGHEEEKDEEKEKEKDNKGKRLPLSQEEKEKRDRRLKDMLDPLKEMKKALAVKDRKEHKSKKKEKRDRGERRSSGGESSIERLRAERLQREAEEKSRAQALLDQKNGTGKEKERPRETEEREMPYNSAYFPELARKRQRKDRNAWRDGIF, from the exons ATGAATATTCTACCTAAAAAGAGCTGGCATGTTCGCAACAAGGACAACGTCGCGCGCGTGCGCCGGGACGAGGCACAAGCCGCAGAAGAGGAGCGAGAGGTCCAACGCCGTGTGGAGCGAGCAGAGCAGGAG GCGCGAACAGAGCACCTGAGACAGAAGTCAAGAGCTGCACTTCAACAGTCTGGAGCATGGAAGgatgaaggaggggagagaggaggggaggggagtggaggagtggtggaacACCTCAATCTATTTCCTCTGGAGGAGTCATCTGAGAAGAAAGGAAATGCAGAGTACCTCAAAGACCAGAAAGATGAAAAG GAGCGTGAGGAGCGTGCTATTGGTCTGCTAGTGTCCCTAGGCCCCCAACCTGGGACAGAGGTAACTCCATGGTACATGAAAACAGGTCACGAAGAAGAGAAAGATGaagaaaaggagaaagagaaagacaacaaAGGAAAGAGACTGCCACTCAGtcaagaggagaaggagaagagagacagacgaCTGAAAGACATGCTGGACCCCTTGAAAGAGATGAAGAAAGCACTGGCGGTGAAGGATAGAAAAGAACATAAGAgtaagaagaaggagaagagggatagaggggagaggagaagcagTGGTGGAGAAAG CTCTATTGAAAGGTTGCGAGCGGAGCGACTGCAGAGAGAGGCGGAGGAGAAGAGCAGAGCCCAGGCCCTGCTGGACCAGAAGAATGGAACCGGGAAAGAGAAGGAGCGAccaagggagacagaggagagggaaatGCCGTACAACAGTGCTTATTTCCCAGAGCTGGCCCGCAAGAGGCAGAGGAAAGACCGCAATGCCTGGAGAGATGGCATCTTTTGA